The following nucleotide sequence is from Mycobacterium sp. 3519A.
CATTGATCGCGTCCTGCAACCGTTGAGCATCGCCGATGCTCAACGCGATGTTCTCGGTGACGCCCTCAGTCAGGAAATCCGGCGCATGCCATACGGCGTTCTCAGTGACCAACCTCTGCACATTGTGGTCTACGCCGTGGGCCGGGCCGTCGGGTGCCTCCGTCTGCGGGGGTTGAGATGACGGTGCGACGGGGCCGCCTGCAATGACCTCGGGGCCTGGCGCCGGCGCACCAGGGGATAGCTCAGTGGGGGCAACCGGATACGTCGGCGCGGGACTTGAGGCGATTGTCGCCGTGGTCGTACGGCTGGGTTCAGACGTCGGAGAACTGTCCGACCCGCAACCAGCGACGAGGAGAGCGGCGAGCGCCGCCACTGGCAACACGCCGACGATGCACCCGCGGACTGTCGTGGACATCTCGGTCAGCCCCGTGCACTAGATATGCGCATTGTTCCCCCCTCGCGGACATCAGCACTCGTCGCGGAGCCTGAACCGCTAACACCAGGGTAAATATGTTGCTTCGCCGAGCAACGAGTATTCGGCTACTTGATTTGAGCTTTCGCGATCGCGGGCGGCCGAAGGTTTCGAACTGATGTGCGACGGGAATCAGGGCCGCATGAGTGATGACACACAGCTGCAGAACCCAGAGAAGGACACCTCGGAGTGGGTCACCGGCGACGAGCCGATGACCGGCCCGCAACGCAGCTACCTGCAGACGCTGGCGCAGGAGGCCAAGGAAGAGGTGCCCGATGATCTGACCAAAGCGCAGGCATCCGAGGCCATCGACCGCTTACAGAAGGAAACTGGACGCGGCAGGTAGCGGTCAGTTGGCCGGCGGACCACTATGTGCCTTCCGCCTTCGCGCAAGGAGGCGCTCACCAGCGTGGCAGTTTGCCTCGAATCCTCGAATCCGATGTCTCGCTCAGGTGGACGGTGGCCGCACAACCGTCGTCGGCGGGTCGCCGCTGTCGTCCGGCTTACGGCGCAGGATGCGCAGCGTGGCGGTCGGCGTCGCGAACTCCTCCGTCGGAGGCGCTTCGAGCACCGTCGTCGAATCCTCTTTCAGCCGAACAATTTTCGGCACCGCAACGGTGGGCGCAGGGGTACCGAGTGTCGGTGCGGCGGCCGTCTGCGGCTCAGGCGCCGGCGGTGCAGGCGCCGCAGAAACCCGGGTCTCGCGCCGGCGCACGAAGTAGGCGGCCAGCGGCCCCGTGAACAGCATCGCGAGCAGCACCGCCAGGCTGAGCAGACATACCGCGACGTCGAACGTGCTGGTGATCTGCTGGGCCAGGTTGTTGCCGTACACGGCATCCGGCGACGGTTCGGCGTAGCGCGGGGCCAACGCGACACCGATCGCCAGGTTCGCGACGGTGAACACGAAAAGCACACCACTGAACGCCGCGATCACCGTCGCGGTGGTCTCACCGCGCTCGAGTCGGCGGTGCAGCCACCGCGCCAGGACCCCGGTGATCAGGTCGAACACCGTCATCGCCACCGTGTCGTAGGCCGCGCGGGGCAGATCCAGCGACAGCGCGATCAGGAAGTCGACGACCCGGCACACGGCCGCCGCGAACGCCCAGAACGCGATCAGCGTCAGGCACTTCTGCGCCGCCGACCGGTAGGCGCCCAGCGTCGGCGGCTTGATCAGAAAGACGGCGTACAGCGTGGTCGGCGCGACGATGGCCGCCGCGGCCGCCCAGAACAGATAGCCCTCGTAGCCGACCGCGGCCGTCGACGTGTTCTGCGCGATGCCGTGGAAGGCGTCGATGTCGCGGCCGACCGGAAACACCCACACCAGCACCGTCGCCAGCGCCCCCGACGCGCCCAACGCGGTGGTGGCCAGCCGGGCGGCGGCCGACCTTTCCAGCAGCCAGCGCGACGCGATCAGCAACGCGATCATCGCGACCGCGCCGTAAAGCAGCGTCGTGACGATGACCGCGACGTCGCGCCCGCCGAACTCGCCGTTGGTGACGAACAGGTACCGCAACCGCCAGTACAGGTTGAAGGCGACCGCCAGCGTCGCGAGCGCAATCGACACCGCGCCGAGTACCCGCGCCGCGGCATACCAACGCCGAAAACCGTTGTCCTCGATGGTGATACTGGTGACCGGCGGCTGCGCGGCGAGCAGCGCGCCGCCGAGGCCGACGATCAGGCCGGGGCCCACGCCCGGCGGCGTCAACCCGGTACCGCCGTCGCGCACCGTCTCCAGCACGTGGAAGCCGACGAAGCCGAGCGCGAGAACCAGATACGGGACGGCGAGCACCAGCCGGATCAGGCCGGTGCGACGGACGTCGGCCTCGGGGCCGGCCAGCCGTAACGGGCCGCGGTGTGGCGCGGCCGCGGCCGCCAGGGCCAGCAGCGTGACGAAGACGACCAGCACGAAGAACAGGGCGTTGCTGCCGGGCACGCCGAGACCGAAGTCCAGATTCCAGGGCAGCAGCAGCGCCAGAACCAGCAGCGCGGCCGCGACACCGTCACGGACCACGTTGGTGCGGACCGGCACATATCCCACGCGTGGCGACCGGCCGACGGTGGCGGGCGCGTCGTAACGCTGGTCGCTCACGAAACGATTTCCTCTCTGGAGTGACGCGAGGGGTCGCCACTCAGGGTGCTGACTTTTGCTCTCATATACAAGCAACGCATCCAGGCCGCCGGGCTGTGAAAGGGTGAATCGGTGGACGTAATGGTCGGGGTGGCGGTCACCGGGAGGGTGGCGCGCCTGGCGATGATCGGCGCGGGCGGGCAGGTGCTCGACCAGTACGCGCTGGAGCTGCCCGACGACGCGATGACCGATCTGGCCGAGACCATCGTCGGCACGTACCGCGCGGTGGCCGACTCGGGCAACGTGATGGCCGCGACGCGGCTGTGCCTGCCGGACGCCTCACAAGCGGAGACGCTGCGGCAGACGGTGGCGAGCGCGGGCGTGCAGAACGTCGAGTTGGTGTCGGAGGCCGAGGCTGCCACGGCGCTGGCGCGCAACGCGGGTGCGGACGCGGCACTGCTGCTGGCCGACGACGACACGGTGTCGCTGACGGTGGTCGGCGAGGACGAGGAGTCGACGTCGGTGTTGGCGTCGGCGCCGATCGGGGTGGCCGGTGCGGCGGTCGCGTGCGCGGCGGTGCTGCAGAAGCTGCCGACCGAGCCGACGCGGATCATGCTGGTCGGCCAACGACTGGATCTGGATTCGGTTGCCGCAGAGCTGCATTCGACGGCGCCGGTGGAGGTGCCACCGGATGCCGGGTTCGCGATCGCACGGGGCGCGGCGCAGACGGCCGCACATTCGGAGTATCCGGCGGGCGCGGCGACGATGATGGCGCCTGCCGCCGCGGACGCGACGATGATGGCGCCCGCCGCGAGTGACGCCACGATGATGGCGCCCGCAGCTGGTGAGGCGACGCAGATGGCGCCGACGGCCGGTGACGCGGTGGTCGGCCCGCAGCTGGCCTATTCGGAAGAGGAGCCTGCCGAGTACGAGCTGCCGTACGACTCGCTGGAGGAATTCGTTCCGGAAATCGAGGACGAAGAGGCCTACACGGCGCTGATCGAGCCGCCGGCGCGGAAGTCGATGTTGATGGGCAGCGCGTTGGCGTTCGTGGTCGTCAGCTTCGCGACGTTGGCGGTGACGGTGGCGGTCACAATCCGGCCGGTGGCCGACGTGTCGGCGCAGCAGATGCCGGTTCCGGCGACGCAGCAAGCGGAGACGGTACCGGGGCGGTTCCTGCCGCAGGTGCCGCATGAGCCGGATCCGGTGGCATTGCCGGTGGCGGTGGTGTCGCCTGCGCCCGCCGCGCCGCCGGTGCGGAATGTGCCGAATGTGCAGCCGAACCGCGGACCGAATAGCTTCGCGCCGCAGGCGCCTGCCCCAGCACCGCAAGCTCCGCCGCCCGCGCCTGCGCCGGCTCCGGTGCCGGGCGCGCCGGTGATCCCGATCCCGCCGGTGATTCCATTCCCGCCGCCGTTCTTCCCGTTCCCGCCGCCGCCGACGTTCACCACGACGGTGACGTCACCGCCGACGACGCCGACGACAACGACCACCGAGCCGACGACGCCGACGACCACAACAACTGAGCCGACGACGCCGACGACATCGACGGAAACGTCGACGTCGACCGCAACTCAGACGTCGACGTCGACAGTGACGACGGTGTCACCGCCGCCGGTGATCGAGAAGCCGGCGCCGCCGGTGACGCAGGAACCGGCATCGCAGGCGCCCGCGTACACGGCACCGCCGGCTGCACCCGCCTACACGCCGCCGGCCGTGGTCGCACCTGAACCCGTGGCGCCGGTAGCTCCCGTTGCACCGGTGGCGCCTGCTCCGGTCATCGAAAAGCCTGCGCCGGTTTTCGAGGCGCCGTCGAGCGGTGGCGGCTCGTCGAGCAGCGGCGGATCGTCAAGTGGCGGTGAATCGTCAAGCGGCAGTGGAGGTTCCGGCTCGGCACCCGCGACGACGATCCCGGCGTCGCCCTAGTCGCCGGTCCGCTCGAACCTGTCGTTGAATTCGCCGCCGCCGGTGCAGTCGCCCCCGGCCGCAACAACTTGGTTGCCACGCCCGGTGAGGACCGCGATCGGGTCTCCCATCTCCGCGGGCAGCGGGTACTCGGCGTTGATCGTCACCTGAGCGGTGCCGCCCGCGCCGCACGTGGTGGTGCCCTGCTCCGCGCGGGTCCACTTGTCGCTGGCGAACATCAGCGTGACGGCGCCGTCCGTCCCGTGAAACAGACTCATGCACCGATCGCCGGTCCGCAAACAGTACGTGTTGGCGGTGAGCGTCCGCGGCGGAACGGTGGTGCCGTTGGTGAAGGTCGTCGTCTCGCGGTAGCGGCCGCGTAGCGCGTCGGCCGGCGATGCCACGCGCGGCGGCAGCACCGCGGGATCGGCCACCTTGCCGGGGTCGGCGTCGCCGGTGCGGGTGTATTTCACGGTTCGTTTGGCGGCGCAGGCGCTGTTGGTGGAGGCGCGGACGGTTTCGCCGGTGAGGGTGCCGTCGGATTGCGGTTTCAGCGAATAGACCACCCAGATCTCGTCCGGGGTGGGGCCGCCGCATTGCGCCGAAGCGAGACCGACGGCGACCCACGTTCCGCCCAGTTGATCGAACGTCAGGTTGGAGACCAGGGCGATGCCGCCTTCGTTGATGTTGGCGGCCGTCGCGACACAGCCGCTGGCGCCGCATGTCGAGCGGACCGCCCACGTGGCCGTCGTGGCGGGCGCATTGGCCACCGGCTTGTCGTCGAGATCCGTGCCCGGCCCGAGATCGGCGCGGTAGGTGCCGTCAAAGGTTTCGGGGGCGGCGGCCGTCGCGGCTGGCGTCGCGGGCTTGTCGTCGCGGGTGAGCTGCACGGCCGCGAAGACGCCGCCGGCGATGAGCACGACGACGCCGACGAGTGCGCCGGCCAGGATGAGTGGTGTGCGGGACGAGCGTTTCGGGGCCCCCGAAACGCTCGTCCCGCACACCACTCATCCTGGCCGGCGCACTCGTCGGCGTCGTCGTGCTCATCGCCGGCGGCTGGCCCCAGTTGCTGTGGACCACCGGCGCGGCTTGCGTCGGCGCAGAGTGCGACTGATCGGTCGGCTCGGTGATGGCTTGCCTTGCGGCAGCGGCCATTTCGACGGCGGTGGGGTAGCGATCGGTGGTCTGTTTGGCCAGGCCCGTTTCGATGACCCGGTCCAAGCCGGGCGGAACGGTGTTCGAGGTTTGGGATGGCCGGGGTGGCGGGGCGACCATGTGGCCGACGGCGACCTGCTCGAGAGTGGAGCCAGGGAACGGTGTTTCGCCGGTGAGGCACTGG
It contains:
- a CDS encoding DUF3072 domain-containing protein, whose protein sequence is MSDDTQLQNPEKDTSEWVTGDEPMTGPQRSYLQTLAQEAKEEVPDDLTKAQASEAIDRLQKETGRGR